The following proteins are co-located in the Aggregatibacter aphrophilus ATCC 33389 genome:
- a CDS encoding tape measure protein, whose product MAADTLTLAMRIKADVDAAVRNFKQFKAEITGVGTASDRLSAQGKAGAQGLSVLDTVTGQLNNKLKQTKTELNGVSQQLNGFKSQLLGFTAIAGVSLGAKSILLDADAMTSYQARIKLVSRTNNEAKGTFRELMDISNETGNAFKSTAELYTRVYRALGDKANSAELLQFTRTLQQMVVVSGALPEEAKSAIIQLSQGLASGTLRGEEFNSVAEQMPIFLEVLQKSLGKTRAELRKMAEDGELTPQIILSATKEAAAEIEKQYESMPLTIGRAGAHFGNAWTEYLNKTDNAISLTATVAAAISGLANNLDLFGNVALVVAAVAASRFVAGMVQSAVAMARNAAVTAASNNALVARAAIEVKAAQASVAMAASTDRATLATERLALANRNLAVAMRAATFSGLGQSLLALAGGPIGLAITAIFGLYAAYEYIKGKEAELDAQYQQTANSIQSNIEKTQSLIQARKELGEIGGFSERVSQVETNNKAIEEAKAQLDDLIKRRDELLSKNRFSVMGGLINADEINQVNAQIKTLQAAVNDLSETTGELADINQEQLTAAFNAAMEAGGEFAERLKDLGGLEAAETQEELKKAIKSAEEQMQSMSGELTQTEKKLRNELTQATMTATEQLENMKQAFIALSKQAGNAASEMDPFIARINMMIDLNKQIEQAKQNKTNESWLERLKDRAATAGMGTAQKIMYDAEKEGLNDEQRKLAAQYAAKIEAGEKAKKNARTKTKKYDAEDKNLALNVQYLRLTGQEVKANLTDIEGRYNKLLAEFTKHSNVDGINLIKKILPLEQAKAQVDGVQAEINRLYQNQSTQEQRIQAQVQVGLISHLEGQQQLKALYTETVAELEKQIPVLEKLAKMPGAQGEAAKSSLEGMKIKIAELKNAGNDLEKTFKEGLTEGLQTSIVGLAKGTMTLRDAVLNLANTIINAMINIAAQQLAMQAASATSGWWGAIAGAFSSGTVAAATGGYIRGPGTSTSDSIPARLSNGEFVVKADSVAHYGVGFMHAINRRQLRSFSQGGPVSVPPVPSYSEPGLSDSLRDGRTGTQVVASPVNIQQTLAVDSAELFTAGLKTTAGVKAVITMLRANKQTVKDILN is encoded by the coding sequence ATGGCAGCAGATACCTTGACGCTTGCAATGCGCATTAAAGCCGATGTGGATGCGGCGGTGCGCAATTTTAAACAGTTTAAGGCGGAAATCACAGGCGTTGGCACGGCAAGTGATCGCTTGAGCGCGCAAGGTAAAGCGGGTGCGCAAGGTTTAAGCGTGCTAGATACTGTCACCGGGCAACTTAACAACAAGCTAAAACAAACAAAAACCGAATTAAACGGTGTCAGCCAACAATTAAACGGGTTTAAATCCCAATTGTTAGGGTTTACCGCTATTGCCGGCGTGTCTCTTGGCGCTAAAAGTATCTTACTTGATGCGGATGCCATGACTAGCTATCAGGCGCGCATTAAACTTGTCTCCCGCACAAACAACGAGGCGAAAGGCACGTTTAGAGAGTTGATGGACATCTCTAACGAGACGGGCAATGCGTTTAAATCCACTGCGGAGCTTTACACTCGTGTTTACCGTGCTTTGGGCGATAAAGCCAATAGCGCGGAACTCCTCCAATTTACCCGCACATTGCAACAAATGGTGGTCGTCTCCGGGGCATTACCCGAGGAGGCTAAGTCCGCCATTATCCAGTTATCCCAGGGTTTAGCCTCCGGCACCTTGCGCGGCGAGGAATTTAACTCCGTCGCCGAGCAAATGCCTATCTTTTTAGAGGTACTGCAAAAATCCCTCGGCAAAACCCGCGCCGAATTACGCAAAATGGCCGAAGACGGCGAGCTCACACCACAGATTATCTTGAGTGCGACAAAAGAAGCCGCCGCTGAAATCGAAAAACAATACGAATCCATGCCGCTGACTATCGGTCGCGCCGGTGCGCATTTTGGTAACGCGTGGACGGAATACCTTAACAAAACCGACAATGCTATCTCTTTAACCGCAACAGTAGCGGCCGCAATTAGTGGGCTTGCTAATAATCTAGATTTATTTGGCAATGTTGCACTTGTGGTTGCCGCAGTGGCCGCCTCCCGCTTTGTCGCCGGTATGGTGCAAAGTGCGGTGGCTATGGCGCGCAATGCCGCGGTGACAGCGGCATCTAACAATGCATTAGTTGCCCGCGCCGCCATTGAGGTTAAAGCCGCTCAGGCATCAGTGGCGATGGCCGCGTCAACCGATAGAGCAACACTGGCCACGGAACGTCTTGCATTAGCTAACCGCAATCTTGCCGTGGCTATGCGTGCCGCAACGTTTAGCGGATTGGGGCAAAGTTTACTCGCGCTTGCGGGCGGCCCTATTGGGCTTGCTATTACCGCTATTTTTGGCCTTTATGCGGCCTATGAATACATCAAAGGCAAAGAGGCGGAGCTTGATGCGCAATATCAGCAAACAGCCAACAGCATCCAATCCAACATCGAAAAAACGCAATCATTAATCCAAGCCCGCAAAGAACTGGGCGAAATTGGCGGATTTAGCGAGCGCGTGAGCCAAGTTGAAACCAACAATAAAGCAATCGAGGAAGCCAAAGCTCAGCTTGATGATCTGATTAAGCGTCGCGATGAATTGCTCAGTAAAAACCGCTTTAGTGTGATGGGCGGATTAATTAATGCAGACGAGATAAATCAAGTTAATGCGCAAATTAAGACACTGCAAGCCGCTGTTAATGACTTGAGCGAGACAACGGGAGAGTTGGCAGACATCAATCAGGAGCAACTCACCGCCGCATTTAACGCCGCGATGGAAGCAGGCGGCGAATTTGCCGAACGGTTAAAAGATCTTGGTGGCTTGGAGGCAGCAGAAACCCAAGAAGAGCTCAAAAAAGCCATTAAATCCGCGGAAGAACAAATGCAATCCATGAGCGGCGAATTGACGCAAACCGAGAAAAAACTGCGCAATGAGCTGACGCAAGCGACGATGACGGCGACCGAGCAACTTGAAAATATGAAGCAAGCCTTTATCGCGTTAAGCAAACAAGCCGGCAATGCGGCAAGCGAAATGGATCCGTTTATCGCCCGCATTAACATGATGATTGACCTTAACAAACAAATTGAGCAGGCAAAGCAAAACAAAACAAATGAATCCTGGCTTGAGCGGTTAAAAGACCGCGCCGCAACTGCCGGCATGGGCACCGCGCAAAAGATTATGTATGACGCGGAGAAAGAAGGATTAAACGACGAGCAACGCAAACTCGCCGCACAATACGCCGCAAAAATCGAAGCCGGCGAAAAAGCCAAAAAAAACGCCCGCACAAAAACTAAAAAATACGATGCAGAAGACAAAAACCTTGCGCTTAACGTGCAGTATTTGCGCTTAACAGGGCAAGAGGTTAAGGCTAACTTAACCGACATTGAGGGCCGTTATAACAAGCTATTAGCCGAGTTTACTAAGCACTCCAATGTGGATGGGATTAATCTGATTAAAAAAATCTTACCACTGGAGCAAGCCAAGGCGCAGGTGGACGGGGTGCAAGCTGAAATCAATCGCTTGTATCAAAACCAAAGCACGCAAGAGCAACGTATCCAAGCGCAGGTGCAGGTGGGCTTAATTAGCCACCTTGAGGGGCAACAACAACTGAAGGCCCTATACACCGAAACTGTGGCAGAGCTTGAAAAACAAATCCCGGTATTGGAAAAATTGGCCAAAATGCCTGGCGCGCAAGGTGAAGCGGCCAAAAGCTCTCTAGAGGGCATGAAAATCAAGATTGCCGAGCTTAAAAATGCGGGAAATGACCTTGAGAAGACCTTTAAAGAGGGTTTAACGGAAGGATTGCAAACCTCTATTGTAGGGCTTGCTAAAGGGACAATGACCTTGCGTGATGCCGTGTTAAATCTCGCCAATACCATCATAAATGCAATGATTAATATTGCCGCGCAACAGCTCGCCATGCAGGCGGCAAGCGCGACAAGCGGTTGGTGGGGTGCGATTGCAGGTGCATTTTCCAGCGGTACCGTTGCGGCCGCAACAGGGGGTTATATCCGCGGTCCCGGCACAAGCACATCGGATTCAATCCCCGCCCGCCTATCCAATGGTGAGTTCGTGGTTAAGGCGGATTCTGTGGCGCACTATGGCGTAGGCTTTATGCACGCCATCAACCGCCGACAACTCCGCTCATTTTCGCAAGGCGGCCCGGTATCTGTCCCTCCTGTGCCAAGCTACAGTGAGCCTGGATTAAGTGATTCTTTGCGTGACGGCCGCACGGGCACGCAGGTGGTAGCATCACCGGTCAACATCCAGCAAACCTTGGCAGTTGACAGTGCAGAGTTATTTACTGCGGGGCTCAAGACCACCGCGGGTGTTAAGGCAGTCATCACTATGCTCCGCGCCAACAAACAAACCGTAAAAGATATTTTAAATTAA
- a CDS encoding DUF6631 family protein — protein sequence MQNQATSELDILYPNRDITVGGETVTVKEYTLIQQMQHNAKLAAFIATLRDQLASVDKPENARWDEIMQALADNYEAIIELVAVSINKPVEFVANLNAQEGEDLMLLWWAVNSNFFTRKAVQPLVEQIAQTNARRLIGAKS from the coding sequence ATGCAAAACCAAGCCACCTCCGAACTTGACATCCTCTACCCAAATCGCGACATCACCGTGGGCGGGGAAACCGTCACTGTGAAGGAATACACGCTTATCCAGCAAATGCAACATAACGCTAAATTGGCAGCGTTTATCGCAACTTTGCGTGACCAATTAGCCAGTGTCGATAAGCCCGAAAACGCGCGCTGGGATGAAATCATGCAGGCGCTTGCCGATAACTACGAAGCCATTATTGAGCTGGTTGCCGTATCCATTAACAAGCCCGTGGAGTTTGTTGCAAACCTAAATGCCCAAGAAGGCGAAGATTTGATGTTGTTGTGGTGGGCGGTCAACAGTAATTTTTTTACCCGCAAAGCGGTGCAACCGCTAGTCGAGCAAATAGCACAGACCAATGCGCGCCGCCTGATTGGGGCGAAATCATAG
- a CDS encoding phage tail tube protein — MERNETYSYGQGRVYLGERLPNGEPKNLRWVGDVSEANLSLSTEEFTHKESYSGQRQEVRKINTGKSGEVSLKFHELSPENLALLLLGEYTKIAAGTVTGEALPTEIKAGDRIALKHVNVSNVEIANMTENTDYVVHKVFGAIEFLKDKSGNTETVKYSYGESQNVAMLTSNPKDLFLRYEGVNLAEQNEWVMLELYKINFNPTDALALINNDNSLAALNAKAKVLADTSKPGDAVLGRFGRVATIKQ, encoded by the coding sequence ATGGAGCGCAATGAAACTTATAGCTACGGTCAAGGCCGTGTGTACCTTGGCGAACGTTTGCCAAACGGCGAACCGAAAAATTTACGTTGGGTAGGTGATGTGTCCGAAGCCAACCTATCCTTAAGCACGGAAGAATTTACCCACAAAGAATCTTACTCGGGTCAGCGCCAAGAAGTACGCAAAATCAATACCGGCAAATCAGGCGAGGTAAGCCTTAAATTCCACGAGTTAAGCCCTGAAAACTTGGCGTTGTTGTTACTTGGTGAGTATACCAAAATTGCCGCGGGTACAGTTACCGGCGAAGCGTTACCAACGGAAATTAAGGCCGGTGATCGCATTGCATTAAAACACGTCAATGTCAGCAATGTAGAAATCGCCAATATGACCGAAAACACCGATTATGTAGTGCATAAGGTATTTGGCGCGATTGAATTTTTGAAAGACAAATCCGGCAACACCGAAACAGTGAAATACAGCTACGGTGAGTCGCAAAACGTGGCAATGCTAACAAGCAACCCGAAAGACTTATTTTTGCGTTACGAGGGCGTCAACCTTGCCGAGCAAAACGAATGGGTGATGTTGGAGTTGTACAAAATCAACTTTAACCCAACCGATGCACTTGCGTTGATTAACAACGACAACTCGTTGGCCGCCTTGAATGCAAAAGCGAAAGTGTTGGCCGATACCTCTAAACCGGGCGATGCAGTCCTTGGGCGTTTTGGCCGCGTAGCCACTATTAAGCAGTAG
- a CDS encoding DUF7210 family protein — MAQTKIILTAPHTHAGQQYQAGETLELDESSAEFILKMGAGKATATRRAEAPSEETNNGAQ; from the coding sequence ATGGCACAAACTAAAATTATCTTAACCGCTCCGCATACCCATGCAGGGCAACAATATCAGGCGGGAGAGACGTTGGAGTTAGACGAGTCCTCCGCAGAATTTATCTTAAAAATGGGCGCCGGCAAAGCTACCGCGACCCGTCGAGCAGAAGCACCAAGCGAGGAGACAAACAATGGAGCGCAATGA
- a CDS encoding DUF1834 family protein produces MSNIAKTSDALQARIRELCGDVLREVTSHPGHWDDSAVTRIVSNPPAAYTAWLGHMPGEHPGIVQARWAVYVVANVLDGERENDVGIYQLVERLSAGLHRYRLPPSGTFELLSVQNLWSDTQSGMGVAVYGMYFKAPMPSYDKG; encoded by the coding sequence ATGAGCAATATTGCGAAAACCAGTGACGCGCTACAAGCGAGAATCCGTGAGCTTTGCGGTGATGTATTGCGAGAGGTGACCTCACATCCCGGGCACTGGGATGACTCGGCGGTCACACGCATTGTAAGTAATCCGCCCGCCGCTTATACCGCATGGCTTGGGCATATGCCGGGCGAACATCCGGGTATTGTGCAGGCACGCTGGGCGGTGTATGTCGTCGCAAACGTGTTAGACGGCGAGCGCGAAAATGATGTCGGCATCTATCAGTTGGTTGAGCGGTTAAGCGCGGGCTTGCACCGTTATCGACTACCACCAAGTGGCACATTTGAGCTGTTAAGCGTGCAAAACCTGTGGTCTGACACGCAAAGCGGCATGGGTGTGGCAGTTTACGGCATGTACTTTAAAGCACCAATGCCAAGCTATGACAAAGGGTAA
- a CDS encoding gp436 family protein, whose translation MLYATPEGLVKRYGEQSIKTLAISADSPKVAEALEDASQTIDSYLAGRYTLPLKSVPAVLERHCCYIARYFLEKNRATDQARRDYDDSIRYLEKVANGTISLGISEDGKTVEGDNVAIIESQGSVWARDKAKGFI comes from the coding sequence ATGCTTTACGCCACCCCGGAAGGCTTAGTTAAACGCTATGGCGAGCAAAGCATTAAAACGCTTGCCATAAGCGCGGACAGCCCCAAAGTCGCCGAAGCGCTTGAAGACGCCTCTCAGACGATTGATAGCTATCTTGCCGGGCGTTATACCCTGCCGCTAAAAAGCGTGCCTGCGGTATTAGAGCGCCACTGTTGTTACATCGCCCGCTATTTTTTGGAAAAAAATCGAGCAACCGACCAAGCCCGCCGAGATTACGACGACAGTATCCGCTACCTCGAAAAAGTGGCCAACGGCACTATCTCGCTCGGGATTAGTGAGGACGGCAAAACAGTGGAAGGCGATAATGTGGCCATCATTGAATCACAGGGCTCCGTATGGGCGCGTGATAAAGCAAAAGGGTTTATCTGA
- a CDS encoding HI1506-related protein, with translation MLNLFKVAVHNRIKDGYCRAGRVLPLGKSTLEALTAEQVAALQGDHRLVVGTPEPMEPNQEGDGQQVPQNGENGTPTKTVDDGALPADLNSLTVEQLKAALTERNVQFAGNAVKADLVALLADAVKTVQDGQ, from the coding sequence ATGCTTAACTTATTTAAAGTTGCGGTCCACAACCGTATTAAAGATGGCTATTGCCGCGCTGGGCGTGTGTTACCTCTCGGCAAAAGCACCCTTGAAGCGCTTACGGCTGAACAAGTGGCGGCGTTACAAGGTGACCACCGGTTGGTTGTTGGAACGCCTGAACCCATGGAGCCTAATCAAGAAGGTGACGGGCAACAAGTACCTCAAAACGGCGAGAACGGAACGCCGACAAAAACCGTGGATGACGGTGCATTACCAGCCGATTTAAACAGCCTGACCGTTGAGCAGTTAAAGGCCGCATTAACCGAGCGTAATGTGCAGTTTGCCGGCAATGCGGTGAAAGCGGATTTGGTTGCCTTATTGGCTGACGCCGTTAAGACCGTGCAGGACGGGCAATAA
- a CDS encoding Mu-like prophage major head subunit gpT family protein has protein sequence MANVTPEIVKALFTGLGKNFREGLEKAPSQYTKIATVVNSTTKSNTYTWLGQMPKLKEWVGKRAVTAIQSHGYAVVNKDWASGVEILRTDIEDDNISVYAPLVMELGRSAGEQPDELVFGALKAGFKTACYDGQYFFDTDHPVGKNPDGTDPVQVSNITDDSTNVTEDGAWYLLDCSRALKPIIFQNRKAPTPAQMTDANAQKVYEENMYSYGVDFRCNVGYGFWQMAHAVKGKLTAENLWKAIKAMRKVEGDGGHKLGIKPTHIVVPVDLQEEATKLLDRAFRVENGATVDNELRNLKLELIVADYL, from the coding sequence ATGGCTAATGTAACCCCTGAAATCGTAAAAGCGTTATTTACCGGTCTTGGTAAAAACTTTCGTGAGGGCTTAGAAAAAGCCCCGAGCCAATACACCAAAATCGCTACTGTGGTTAACTCTACCACCAAAAGCAACACCTACACCTGGCTAGGTCAAATGCCTAAACTTAAAGAATGGGTAGGCAAACGCGCAGTCACCGCTATCCAGTCTCACGGTTATGCGGTAGTCAACAAAGACTGGGCGTCAGGGGTAGAAATCCTTCGTACCGACATTGAAGATGACAATATCAGCGTATATGCCCCGCTTGTCATGGAGTTAGGCCGCTCCGCAGGTGAACAACCGGACGAATTAGTGTTTGGCGCATTAAAAGCAGGCTTTAAAACAGCGTGCTATGACGGCCAGTACTTTTTTGACACCGACCACCCGGTTGGAAAAAATCCGGATGGCACGGACCCGGTGCAGGTGAGCAATATCACCGATGACAGCACTAATGTCACCGAAGATGGCGCATGGTACCTGTTAGACTGCTCCCGCGCGTTAAAACCGATTATTTTTCAAAATCGCAAAGCGCCCACGCCGGCTCAAATGACCGACGCTAACGCACAGAAAGTCTATGAAGAAAACATGTACAGCTACGGGGTGGACTTCCGTTGCAACGTGGGCTACGGCTTTTGGCAGATGGCACACGCCGTAAAAGGCAAGCTAACCGCCGAAAACCTGTGGAAAGCCATTAAAGCAATGCGCAAAGTAGAAGGTGACGGTGGCCATAAATTGGGCATTAAACCAACTCACATTGTGGTGCCGGTAGATTTGCAAGAGGAAGCCACCAAGTTGTTAGATCGTGCATTCCGCGTTGAAAACGGTGCCACCGTGGACAACGAATTACGCAACTTAAAACTTGAGTTGATTGTTGCAGACTACCTGTAA
- a CDS encoding phage protease, protein MKTTNHPIAVLTAQINKTSADGWQQLLPKGEFRSRDGSPHDVPHWYIDETIAKRLIARLRALKQDALVDYEHETILKAKKGEGAGEVLAAGWFNADEIKWFDDNERQGLWIKPRWTPKAYDHIKNGEFAFLSAVFSYDDKGKPIELRMAALTNDPGVTGMRRLAVLSAQLNQPNPKEKATMNPLLKQLLGKLGVTVEDNAELTEEQAQTALSALDGITAAKTTAETQVAALSAKINDVDLSKYVPKATYDATVQQLAVLSAKTNETDVAGVIAKAKNEGRVMETEVDYLTGFGKQQGVAALSAMLDARPKLAVLSAQQTENLEQPKEKGVAVLSAEEQTVAKLLGISEDDFAKEKEAK, encoded by the coding sequence ATGAAAACGACAAACCACCCTATTGCCGTCTTAACGGCCCAAATCAACAAAACCTCGGCGGACGGCTGGCAACAGCTTTTGCCGAAGGGTGAATTTAGATCTCGTGACGGCTCCCCGCACGACGTGCCGCATTGGTATATCGATGAGACGATTGCAAAACGTCTCATTGCCCGCTTACGTGCGCTAAAACAAGACGCCTTAGTTGACTACGAGCACGAAACCATCCTCAAAGCCAAAAAAGGCGAAGGCGCGGGAGAAGTGCTTGCCGCCGGGTGGTTTAATGCAGATGAAATCAAGTGGTTTGACGATAACGAGCGTCAAGGCTTGTGGATTAAGCCGCGCTGGACGCCAAAAGCCTATGACCACATCAAAAACGGCGAATTTGCTTTTTTAAGCGCCGTATTTAGTTACGACGACAAAGGCAAACCCATCGAACTCAGAATGGCAGCGCTAACCAACGACCCCGGAGTCACCGGCATGCGTCGGTTGGCGGTGCTGTCAGCCCAACTTAATCAACCCAACCCCAAGGAGAAAGCAACAATGAATCCATTGTTAAAGCAGTTGCTTGGCAAACTGGGTGTGACCGTGGAAGACAACGCGGAACTCACCGAAGAGCAAGCACAAACCGCACTTTCTGCGCTGGACGGCATTACCGCCGCCAAAACGACAGCCGAAACGCAAGTCGCCGCATTAAGCGCCAAAATCAATGATGTGGATTTAAGCAAATATGTGCCGAAAGCAACGTATGATGCCACGGTGCAACAGCTTGCCGTGTTATCCGCAAAAACCAATGAAACCGACGTGGCGGGCGTAATCGCAAAAGCCAAAAACGAAGGCCGCGTAATGGAAACCGAAGTGGACTATTTAACCGGCTTTGGCAAACAGCAAGGCGTTGCGGCGTTATCCGCCATGCTTGATGCACGTCCGAAACTTGCCGTGTTATCCGCACAACAAACGGAAAATCTGGAACAGCCGAAAGAAAAAGGCGTAGCAGTATTATCCGCAGAAGAACAAACCGTCGCAAAATTGTTAGGCATTAGCGAAGACGATTTTGCCAAAGAAAAGGAAGCTAAATAA
- a CDS encoding phage virion morphogenesis protein, translating into MELDIKFDEKDMRIVQGAFAKLVQLGKSDGITRKMANVLREDAEDALEDERSPKGEKWEDLDPAYKKSRYAKGYDGKILHRTGLLMASLNIDYGDDFAAVGVSESYGIYHQLGTKKMPARPFLGISEQGIDEIKDILKNAIKRAWSD; encoded by the coding sequence GTGGAACTCGATATAAAATTTGACGAAAAAGACATGCGCATTGTACAGGGCGCATTTGCTAAACTGGTGCAATTAGGCAAATCTGACGGCATTACACGCAAAATGGCTAACGTATTGCGTGAAGATGCTGAAGACGCTTTAGAGGATGAGCGGTCACCAAAAGGTGAAAAGTGGGAAGATCTCGACCCCGCCTATAAAAAAAGTCGTTATGCCAAGGGTTATGATGGTAAGATATTGCACCGCACCGGCTTATTGATGGCAAGCCTTAATATTGATTATGGTGATGACTTTGCCGCCGTGGGTGTGTCTGAGTCTTACGGCATATATCATCAGCTTGGCACCAAAAAAATGCCTGCGCGTCCGTTTTTAGGGATATCCGAGCAGGGAATAGATGAAATCAAGGATATTTTAAAAAACGCAATAAAACGCGCGTGGAGCGATTAA
- a CDS encoding phage head morphogenesis protein, with translation MPTANLDMRELLRMEPKLAVDYLKAKGYAIAWNWQEALEDAHARAFTVAKVTRMDILETIRTATVEAIEKGIPEREYINNLRPKLEALGWWGKVKVSNTNGTEQTIQLGSPRRLQTILRTNKITAYHAARYAEQMANADEQPYWQYLAIKDSRTRASHLALHEKVYRYDDPIWDVMYPPNGWNCRCRVRALSQRRLDKMGLEVSQSGGRIKQDWALAGVDKATGEETHAKVYSLTTDKGTITTDAGWSNNVGKSAVGNDIVLIRKILDAKNRDLRSQTIQAINKSEARHKAFENWVKANLNNRGASDRYISAGIVSEDIADDVKQITGQTSQRLLVMTERNLLHANSHKHHKGGIGLNEKEYSSLSRIIADESLVVFDRSEGHNNLIYFNADRSIKVIVTADFNRRRLKPKEQVDAVINAYKVEDFDMVLNAIKGGVYVVLKGKP, from the coding sequence ATGCCAACCGCTAATCTAGATATGCGCGAGCTATTGCGCATGGAGCCTAAACTTGCCGTTGACTATCTCAAGGCCAAGGGGTATGCCATCGCCTGGAATTGGCAAGAAGCCCTTGAGGATGCCCACGCGCGGGCGTTTACCGTGGCAAAAGTCACCCGCATGGATATTTTAGAGACTATCCGCACGGCCACCGTGGAAGCCATTGAAAAAGGCATCCCGGAGCGCGAATATATCAACAATTTGCGCCCCAAACTGGAGGCGTTGGGATGGTGGGGAAAAGTTAAAGTGTCTAATACCAACGGCACGGAGCAGACGATACAGCTCGGCAGTCCGCGCCGCTTACAAACGATTTTACGCACCAATAAAATCACCGCTTACCATGCCGCGCGCTACGCCGAACAAATGGCCAACGCCGATGAACAGCCCTATTGGCAATATTTGGCGATTAAAGATAGTCGCACTCGGGCAAGTCATTTAGCCTTGCACGAGAAGGTGTATCGTTATGACGACCCGATTTGGGATGTCATGTATCCGCCCAATGGCTGGAATTGTCGTTGCCGGGTGCGTGCGTTAAGCCAAAGACGGTTAGACAAAATGGGGCTTGAGGTAAGTCAATCGGGCGGCAGAATTAAACAGGATTGGGCGCTTGCGGGCGTGGATAAGGCCACCGGCGAAGAAACCCATGCCAAAGTGTATAGCCTAACGACCGATAAAGGCACCATTACCACGGACGCAGGATGGAGCAATAATGTTGGCAAAAGTGCGGTAGGAAATGACATCGTTTTAATCCGTAAAATCTTAGATGCAAAAAACCGTGATTTACGTAGTCAGACTATCCAAGCAATCAACAAAAGTGAAGCGCGGCATAAGGCATTTGAGAATTGGGTTAAAGCCAACCTGAATAATCGTGGGGCAAGTGACCGATATATTAGCGCAGGTATTGTGTCTGAGGATATTGCTGACGATGTTAAGCAAATTACCGGACAAACAAGCCAACGCCTGCTTGTTATGACCGAAAGAAACTTATTACATGCCAATAGTCATAAACATCACAAAGGCGGCATAGGCTTAAATGAAAAAGAATACAGCTCATTATCACGTATTATTGCGGATGAAAGTTTGGTCGTCTTTGATAGGAGTGAGGGGCATAACAATCTGATCTATTTTAATGCCGACCGTAGTATTAAAGTGATTGTAACAGCCGATTTTAATCGTCGCAGACTGAAACCAAAAGAACAGGTGGATGCTGTCATTAATGCTTATAAGGTCGAAGACTTTGATATGGTATTAAATGCGATAAAAGGCGGTGTGTATGTAGTATTGAAAGGAAAGCCTTAA